In Arthrobacter sp. MN05-02, one genomic interval encodes:
- a CDS encoding MutT/NUDIX family protein: MTDRATITVTALCLIDDRGRLLLVRKRGTTLFMQPGGKPEPGESPVQTGVREVSEELGLAVAPQDLTLLGTWEGPAANEADTHLVATVFLCPLTAEPQPAAEIEEIDWLHLEEPQHRADLAPLLTGYVIPALLSLRG; the protein is encoded by the coding sequence ATGACCGACCGGGCGACGATCACCGTCACCGCCCTGTGCCTGATCGACGACCGCGGCCGCCTGCTGCTGGTGCGCAAGCGCGGCACGACGCTGTTCATGCAGCCCGGTGGCAAACCGGAGCCGGGCGAGTCGCCGGTGCAGACCGGCGTCCGGGAGGTGTCCGAGGAGCTGGGCCTCGCCGTCGCACCGCAGGACCTGACCCTGCTGGGCACGTGGGAGGGGCCGGCGGCGAACGAGGCGGACACCCACCTGGTCGCCACCGTCTTCCTGTGCCCGCTGACCGCCGAGCCGCAGCCCGCAGCCGAGATCGAGGAGATCGACTGGCTCCACCTCGAGGAGCCGCAGCACCGTGCGGACCTCGCCCCGCTGCTGACCGGCTACGTGATCCCCGCGCTGCTGTCGCTGCGCGGCTGA
- a CDS encoding DNA helicase (possible pseudo due to frameshift), whose protein sequence is MRERIEGLIGDVAKRMWISTFHSSCVRILRREAASVGLNSNFSIYDSADTLRLITLVAKGLDLDPKKFAPKAIQHKISTLKNELVDEETFASEAGLSDPFEQAVAEVYTGYAQRMRQANAMDFDDLIAQTVFMFRAFPGVADYYRRRFRHVLVDEYQDTNHAQYALVREIVGVPGESSEDPAELTVVGDSDQSIYAFRGADVRNIVEFENDYPSARTILLEQNYRSTQNILSAANAVISRNPNRPEKRLWTAEGSGEKIVGYVGENEHEEARFIAEEIDRLQDEENLRPGDVAIFYRTNAQSRSIEEILLRVGLPYKVVGGTRFYERKEIKDALAYLRVLVNSDDVVNLRRVLNEPKRGIGDRAEYAIAALSERERISFMQALRRADQAPGMATRSVNAVAGFVKLIDDLAEVANGSGASAALEAVLEQTGYLEQLRTSNDPQDESRVENLAELVAVVREFERDNPEGTLGDFLEQVSLVADADSIPDAPDGSAADVQRAVEEARRQGVVTLMTLHTAKGLEFPVVFLTGMEQGIFPHQRSATDPKELAEERRLAYVGLTRARRRLYITRSEVRSMWGQSQYNPASQFVSEIPEELISWKREVAAKPAWTSGGSISGPRFSGSYWGASGGGFTGSAAAPSKSVGRVQPQKEVVSVAVGDSVNHASFGNGTVLSVEGAGDKTVAKVRFDVGEKRLLLRYAPLTKVA, encoded by the coding sequence ATGCGTGAGCGCATCGAGGGCCTCATCGGCGACGTCGCCAAGCGTATGTGGATCTCCACCTTCCACTCGTCCTGCGTGCGGATCCTCCGCCGCGAGGCCGCCTCCGTCGGGCTCAACTCGAACTTCTCCATCTACGACTCCGCCGACACGCTGCGCCTCATCACGCTCGTCGCCAAGGGCCTGGACCTCGATCCGAAGAAGTTCGCACCGAAGGCGATCCAGCACAAGATCTCCACGCTCAAGAACGAACTGGTCGACGAGGAGACCTTCGCCTCGGAGGCAGGCCTCTCCGATCCCTTCGAGCAGGCCGTCGCCGAGGTGTACACGGGCTACGCCCAGCGCATGCGCCAGGCCAACGCCATGGACTTCGACGACCTGATCGCGCAGACCGTGTTCATGTTCCGGGCCTTCCCGGGCGTGGCCGACTACTACCGCCGCCGGTTCCGCCACGTGCTCGTCGACGAGTACCAGGACACCAACCACGCGCAGTACGCCCTGGTCCGGGAGATCGTCGGCGTCCCGGGGGAGTCCTCCGAGGACCCGGCGGAGCTGACCGTCGTCGGCGACTCGGACCAGTCCATCTACGCCTTCCGCGGCGCCGACGTCCGCAACATCGTGGAGTTCGAGAACGACTACCCGAGCGCGCGGACCATCCTGCTCGAACAGAACTACCGCTCCACCCAGAACATCCTCAGTGCCGCGAACGCCGTGATCTCCCGCAACCCGAACCGGCCGGAGAAGCGGCTGTGGACCGCCGAGGGCAGTGGCGAGAAGATCGTCGGCTACGTGGGCGAGAACGAGCACGAGGAGGCCCGTTTCATCGCGGAGGAGATCGACCGGCTCCAGGACGAGGAGAACCTCCGCCCCGGTGACGTCGCCATCTTCTACCGCACCAACGCCCAGTCGCGGTCCATCGAGGAGATCCTGCTGCGCGTGGGCCTGCCCTACAAGGTGGTCGGCGGCACCCGGTTCTACGAGCGCAAGGAGATCAAGGACGCGCTCGCGTACCTGCGTGTCCTGGTGAACTCCGACGACGTCGTCAACCTGCGCCGCGTCCTCAACGAACCCAAGCGCGGCATCGGCGACCGCGCCGAGTACGCCATCGCGGCGCTCAGCGAGCGGGAGCGGATCAGCTTCATGCAGGCCCTCCGGCGGGCGGACCAGGCACCCGGCATGGCCACGCGCTCGGTCAACGCCGTGGCCGGATTCGTGAAGCTGATCGACGATCTCGCGGAGGTCGCCAACGGTTCCGGCGCATCCGCCGCCCTCGAGGCCGTGCTGGAGCAGACCGGCTACCTCGAGCAGCTGCGGACCAGCAACGATCCCCAGGACGAATCCCGCGTGGAGAACCTGGCCGAGCTCGTCGCCGTCGTCCGCGAATTCGAGCGCGACAACCCGGAGGGGACGCTCGGGGACTTCCTCGAGCAGGTGTCCCTGGTCGCGGACGCCGACTCCATCCCCGATGCCCCCGACGGCTCGGCGGCCGACGTGCAGCGCGCCGTCGAGGAGGCACGCCGCCAGGGCGTCGTGACCCTCATGACCCTGCACACCGCCAAGGGCCTCGAGTTCCCCGTGGTGTTCCTGACCGGCATGGAGCAGGGGATCTTCCCGCACCAGCGTTCAGCCACCGACCCGAAGGAACTCGCCGAGGAACGGCGCCTGGCCTACGTGGGCCTGACCCGTGCCCGCCGGCGCCTCTACATCACCCGGTCCGAGGTCCGCAGCATGTGGGGCCAGAGCCAGTACAACCCCGCCAGCCAGTTCGTCAGCGAGATCCCCGAGGAGCTGATCTCCTGGAAGCGCGAGGTTGCGGCGAAGCCGGCGTGGACGTCCGGCGGGAGCATCAGCGGGCCGCGGTTCAGCGGGTCCTACTGGGGCGCGAGCGGCGGCGGCTTCACCGGCAGCGCCGCGGCCCCCTCGAAGAGCGTGGGACGCGTGCAGCCCCAGAAGGAAGTGGTGTCCGTCGCGGTCGGGGACTCCGTCAACCACGCGAGCTTCGGCAACGGCACCGTCCTGTCCGTCGAGGGCGCCGGCGACAAGACCGTGGCCAAGGTGCGGTTCGACGTCGGCGAGAAGCGGCTGCTGCTGCGCTACGCCCCCCTGACCAAGGTGGCCTGA
- the sucC gene encoding succinate--CoA ligase [ADP-forming] subunit beta translates to MDLFEYQARDLFEAHGVPVLAGIVAHTPEEAKAAAEKIGGVVVVKAQVKVGGRGKAGGVKVAKTPDEAFSYASDILGMDIKGHTVHTVMIAQGADIAEEYYFSVLLDRSNRNYLAMCSVEGGMEIEQLAVERPEALARIAVDAGTGIDQAKAEEIVDAAGFAPELRQGVVATILRLWDVFVKEDATLVEVNPLVRTGAGDIIALDGKVTIDENAGFRHADHAALEDKDAADPLEAKAKENDLNYVKLDGEVGIIGNGAGLVMSTLDVVAYAGEAHGNVKPANFLDIGGGASAEVMAAGLDVILNDAQVKSVFVNVFGGITACDAVANGIVSALEILGDEANKPLVVRLDGNNVEEGRRILAEANHPLVTIADTMDEGADKAAALAYGK, encoded by the coding sequence GTGGACCTGTTTGAATATCAGGCGCGCGATCTCTTTGAGGCACACGGAGTTCCCGTGCTCGCCGGCATCGTGGCGCACACCCCAGAAGAAGCAAAGGCAGCAGCCGAGAAGATCGGCGGTGTCGTCGTCGTCAAGGCCCAGGTCAAGGTGGGCGGTCGTGGCAAGGCCGGCGGCGTGAAGGTCGCCAAGACCCCCGACGAGGCCTTCTCCTACGCTTCAGACATCCTCGGGATGGACATCAAGGGGCACACGGTCCACACGGTGATGATCGCGCAGGGCGCCGACATCGCCGAGGAATACTACTTCTCCGTCCTGCTCGACCGGTCCAACCGCAACTACCTGGCCATGTGCTCGGTGGAGGGCGGCATGGAGATCGAGCAGCTCGCCGTCGAACGTCCCGAGGCGCTGGCGCGCATCGCGGTCGACGCCGGCACCGGCATCGACCAGGCCAAGGCCGAGGAGATCGTCGACGCCGCAGGGTTCGCCCCCGAACTGCGCCAGGGCGTCGTCGCCACCATCCTCAGGCTGTGGGACGTCTTCGTGAAGGAGGACGCCACGCTCGTGGAGGTCAACCCCCTCGTCAGGACCGGCGCCGGTGACATCATCGCCCTCGACGGCAAGGTCACCATCGACGAGAACGCCGGGTTCCGGCACGCGGACCACGCCGCCCTCGAGGACAAGGACGCGGCCGATCCGCTCGAGGCCAAGGCCAAGGAGAACGACCTCAACTACGTCAAGCTCGACGGCGAGGTCGGGATCATCGGCAACGGTGCCGGACTGGTCATGTCGACCCTCGACGTCGTCGCCTATGCCGGCGAGGCGCACGGCAACGTGAAGCCCGCCAACTTCCTCGACATCGGCGGTGGAGCGTCCGCCGAGGTCATGGCCGCAGGCCTCGACGTCATCCTCAACGACGCCCAGGTCAAGAGCGTCTTCGTGAACGTCTTCGGTGGCATCACCGCGTGCGACGCCGTGGCCAACGGCATCGTCAGCGCCCTCGAGATCCTCGGGGACGAGGCCAACAAGCCCCTCGTGGTGCGCCTGGACGGCAACAACGTCGAAGAGGGCCGCCGGATCCTCGCCGAGGCCAACCACCCGCTGGTGACCATCGCCGACACCATGGACGAAGGCGCCGACAAGGCCGCCGCTCTGGCCTACGGAAAGTAA
- the sucD gene encoding succinate--CoA ligase [ADP-forming] subunit alpha encodes MSIYLNKDSKVIVQGITGGEGTKHTALMLKAGTQVVGGVNARKAGTTVTHGDVTLPVYGTVQEAITETGADVSIVFVPPAFTKDAVVEAIEAGIGLVVVITEGVPVQDSAEFWALAQSKVDADGKQVTRIIGPNCPGIITPGEALVGITPANITGKGGVGLVSKSGTLTYQMMFELRDLGFSTAIGIGGDPVIGTTHIDALEAFEADPETKAIVMIGEIGGDAEERAAEFIKANVTKPVVGYVAGFTAPEGKTMGHAGAIVSGSAGTAQAKKEALEAAGVKVGKTPSETAKLLREVYASL; translated from the coding sequence ATGTCTATCTACCTCAACAAGGACTCGAAGGTCATCGTCCAGGGCATCACGGGCGGCGAGGGCACCAAGCACACCGCCCTCATGCTGAAGGCCGGGACCCAGGTCGTCGGCGGCGTCAACGCCCGCAAGGCCGGCACCACCGTGACCCACGGCGACGTCACGCTCCCCGTGTACGGCACCGTCCAGGAAGCCATCACGGAGACCGGCGCCGACGTGTCGATCGTCTTCGTCCCGCCGGCCTTCACCAAGGACGCCGTCGTGGAGGCGATCGAGGCCGGGATCGGCCTCGTCGTCGTCATCACCGAAGGCGTCCCGGTGCAGGACTCGGCCGAATTCTGGGCCCTCGCCCAGTCGAAGGTCGACGCCGACGGCAAGCAGGTCACCCGGATCATCGGCCCGAACTGCCCCGGCATCATCACGCCCGGCGAGGCGCTCGTGGGCATCACCCCCGCGAACATCACCGGCAAGGGCGGCGTGGGCCTCGTCTCGAAGTCCGGCACGCTGACCTACCAGATGATGTTCGAACTGCGCGACCTCGGCTTCTCCACGGCCATCGGCATCGGCGGCGACCCGGTCATCGGCACCACGCACATCGACGCCCTCGAGGCCTTCGAGGCGGACCCCGAGACCAAGGCCATCGTGATGATCGGCGAGATCGGCGGCGACGCCGAAGAGCGCGCCGCAGAGTTCATCAAGGCGAACGTCACGAAGCCGGTCGTCGGCTACGTGGCCGGCTTCACGGCGCCCGAGGGCAAGACCATGGGCCACGCCGGCGCCATCGTCTCCGGCTCGGCGGGAACCGCGCAGGCCAAGAAGGAGGCCCTCGAGGCCGCCGGCGTCAAGGTCGGCAAGACGCCCTCCGAGACCGCCAAGCTCCTCCGCGAGGTCTACGCGAGCCTCTAG
- the iolT gene encoding major myo-inositol transporter IolT: MSGGTGNSTSGRRDADGDQRQRRYLRRVTWVATLGGLLFGFDTGVINGALPFMVEDLRLTAVTEGLVASSLVFGAAFGALAGGRLADAHGRKRTILVLAVVFLVGTIGTALAPDVTVMVVSRLVLGLAVGGASVLVPIFLAELSPAARRGQVVTRNELMIVTGQLIAFSTSAFLGTVFGDSSGIWRWMLVLATLPAIGLWIGMHFVPESPRWLAAHGAFGVALRVLQRLRPETDARREYEEVRSTAVEDRERGTSGFRDLRKPWLRRIFLVGLGLAVIQQITGVNSIMYYGTQILVVAGFGTQAALTANIANGIISVAATFVGIWLLGRVGRRPMLLVGQIGTTSALLAIGLVSLLVPEGTARGFLVLALTVTFLAFQQGAISPVTWLMLSEIFPMRLRGLGMGAAVFVLWMVNFAVSLSFPILMAAITISNTFFVFVVLGVAAILFARRYIPETRGRSLEELEHEFKSAAGGPVR, encoded by the coding sequence ATGAGCGGTGGAACGGGGAACAGCACCAGCGGCCGGAGGGACGCCGACGGCGACCAGCGGCAGCGCAGGTACCTGCGCCGGGTGACGTGGGTGGCCACCCTCGGCGGCCTGCTGTTCGGCTTCGACACCGGCGTCATCAACGGCGCCCTGCCGTTCATGGTGGAGGACCTGCGCCTCACCGCCGTCACCGAGGGGCTCGTCGCGAGCTCGCTGGTCTTCGGGGCGGCCTTCGGTGCCCTCGCCGGGGGCAGGCTCGCCGACGCCCATGGCCGGAAGAGGACGATCCTGGTGCTCGCGGTCGTCTTCCTGGTCGGGACCATCGGGACGGCCCTGGCCCCCGATGTGACCGTGATGGTCGTCTCGCGGCTCGTCCTGGGGCTGGCCGTGGGCGGCGCGTCCGTGCTGGTGCCGATCTTCCTCGCCGAGCTGTCGCCGGCCGCCCGGCGCGGCCAGGTGGTGACGCGGAACGAACTGATGATCGTGACCGGGCAGCTGATCGCCTTCAGCACCAGCGCCTTCCTCGGCACCGTGTTCGGGGACAGCTCCGGGATCTGGCGGTGGATGCTCGTCCTGGCGACCCTCCCGGCCATCGGTCTGTGGATCGGGATGCACTTCGTGCCGGAGAGCCCCCGCTGGCTCGCCGCCCACGGCGCCTTCGGCGTCGCGCTGCGCGTCCTGCAGCGGCTGCGGCCGGAGACGGACGCGCGCCGGGAGTACGAGGAGGTCAGGTCGACGGCTGTCGAGGACCGCGAGCGCGGGACCTCGGGCTTCCGGGACCTGCGGAAGCCCTGGCTCCGCCGGATCTTCCTCGTGGGTCTCGGGCTGGCCGTCATCCAGCAGATCACCGGCGTCAACTCGATCATGTACTACGGGACGCAGATCCTCGTCGTCGCGGGGTTCGGGACGCAGGCCGCCCTGACCGCGAACATCGCGAACGGCATCATCTCGGTCGCCGCAACCTTCGTGGGGATCTGGCTGCTGGGCAGGGTGGGCCGCCGGCCCATGCTGCTGGTGGGCCAGATCGGCACGACGTCGGCCCTGCTCGCCATCGGGCTCGTCTCGCTGCTCGTGCCGGAGGGCACCGCGCGCGGGTTCCTCGTCCTCGCCCTGACCGTCACGTTCCTGGCCTTCCAGCAGGGCGCCATCTCCCCGGTGACCTGGCTGATGCTCTCCGAGATCTTCCCCATGCGCCTGCGCGGACTCGGGATGGGTGCGGCCGTCTTCGTCCTCTGGATGGTCAATTTCGCCGTGAGCCTCAGCTTCCCGATCCTCATGGCCGCGATCACGATCTCCAACACGTTCTTCGTGTTCGTGGTCCTCGGCGTCGCGGCGATCCTCTTCGCACGCCGCTACATCCCGGAGACGAGGGGGAGGAGTCTCGAGGAACTCGAACACGAGTTCAAGTCGGCTGCCGGGGGTCCTGTCCGGTAG
- a CDS encoding IMP dehydrogenase, with the protein MRATIIHGPGDIRLEDRDYPSIVRPTDAVVRVTASCVCGSDLWPYRGVRPTKEPKAIGHEFVGVVESVGDDVRDLAVGDFVIAPFVDSCGTCPPCRDGVTVACEHLVGWGSTDEHGDFVQGGQGEAVRVPQADGTLRKVEGVSEPDAALTASLLTLSDVMSTGHHAAVSANVGPGSTVVVVGDGAVGLCGVLAARRLGAERIIAMSRHEDRQALAREFGATDIVAERGDAGVEKVRELLGGVLADSVLECVGTKESMDQALRSTRPGGHLGFVGVPAGGPELPISYLFAKNITVGGGMAPAHTYIPELLEDVLDGTIDPGRVFDVEMPLEDVAEAYRAMDERRAIKVLLKP; encoded by the coding sequence ATGCGCGCCACCATCATCCACGGACCGGGCGACATCCGCCTCGAGGACCGGGACTATCCGAGCATCGTCCGTCCCACCGACGCCGTCGTGCGGGTCACCGCCTCCTGCGTCTGCGGGTCGGACCTGTGGCCCTACCGCGGTGTCCGCCCGACCAAGGAACCCAAGGCGATCGGCCACGAGTTCGTGGGCGTCGTGGAGTCCGTCGGCGACGACGTCCGGGACCTCGCGGTCGGCGACTTCGTGATCGCCCCCTTCGTGGACAGCTGCGGGACCTGCCCGCCGTGCCGCGACGGCGTCACGGTCGCCTGCGAGCACCTTGTGGGCTGGGGCAGCACGGACGAGCACGGGGACTTCGTGCAGGGCGGGCAGGGCGAGGCCGTGCGGGTCCCCCAGGCCGACGGGACGCTCCGCAAGGTCGAGGGCGTGTCGGAGCCCGACGCCGCCCTGACCGCGAGCCTCCTCACGCTCTCCGACGTCATGTCGACCGGCCATCACGCGGCGGTCTCCGCGAACGTGGGCCCGGGCAGCACGGTCGTCGTCGTGGGCGACGGCGCCGTGGGCCTGTGCGGTGTTCTCGCCGCCCGCCGCCTGGGTGCGGAGCGCATCATCGCGATGTCCCGGCACGAGGACCGCCAGGCGCTCGCCCGCGAATTCGGCGCGACCGACATCGTCGCGGAGCGCGGCGACGCGGGCGTCGAGAAGGTACGGGAACTGCTCGGGGGAGTCCTCGCGGACTCGGTCCTGGAGTGCGTGGGCACCAAGGAGTCCATGGACCAGGCGCTGCGCAGCACCCGGCCGGGCGGACACCTCGGATTCGTCGGGGTTCCCGCGGGCGGACCAGAGCTGCCGATCAGCTACCTGTTCGCGAAGAACATCACGGTGGGCGGAGGCATGGCCCCCGCGCACACCTACATCCCCGAACTCCTCGAGGACGTCCTCGACGGGACGATCGACCCGGGCAGGGTGTTCGACGTCGAGATGCCGCTGGAGGACGTCGCCGAGGCGTACAGGGCGATGGACGAGCGCCGCGCCATCAAGGTGCTGCTCAAGCCCTGA
- a CDS encoding long-chain-fatty-acid--CoA ligase, with protein MDLAARPWVASYAPDVPRSFDVPDGTLSDLLDASVRTYRRATALEFFGAATTYGGLGDAVARAAEGLRSLGVAAGDRVALVLPNCPQHIISFYAVLRLGAIVVEHNPLYTDRELRHQFEDHGATVAIVWDRVVPRVQRLPADIPVAAIVSVDLVAAMPASRRLALKLPVRRAREAKAALTTTERPTGPRKVVAWRDLLRHRPLPGRHPRPGAEDTAVLQYTSGTTGVPKGAVLTHRNLLANAAQGRAWVPGLQAGREIVYAVLPMFHAYGLTLCLTFAMSIGAKLVLFPRFDVGLVLDAARTSPPTFLPAVPPIYERLAAGAAERGTDLRSIRFAISGAMNLPQSTVETWEAATGGYLIEGYGLTETSPVAAGNPIGPTRRPGTVGVPFPGTDVRIVDPDDPTRDRGPGEAGELLIRGPQVFQGYWRRPDETHAALLDGGWFRTGDIVRMDEDGFLTIVDRIKELIITGGFNVAPSEVEDALRAHASVADAAVVGLPRAGGGEDVAAVVVLAPGASLDLEALRSHCRGALAAYKVPRTIVQAEDLPRSLIGKVLRREVRTRLLDDGLRAEGKGDSR; from the coding sequence ATGGATCTGGCAGCCCGACCGTGGGTCGCGAGCTACGCGCCCGACGTGCCCCGTTCCTTCGACGTGCCCGACGGCACGCTGTCCGACCTGCTCGACGCCTCCGTGCGCACCTACCGCAGGGCAACCGCGCTGGAGTTCTTCGGAGCCGCGACCACATACGGCGGGCTGGGCGACGCCGTGGCGCGTGCCGCGGAAGGACTGCGGTCGCTCGGCGTCGCCGCGGGCGACCGCGTGGCGCTCGTCCTGCCGAACTGCCCCCAGCACATCATCTCGTTCTACGCCGTCCTGCGTCTCGGCGCGATCGTCGTCGAACACAACCCGCTCTACACCGACCGCGAACTGCGGCACCAGTTCGAGGACCACGGGGCGACGGTGGCCATCGTATGGGACCGTGTGGTGCCCCGCGTCCAGCGGCTGCCCGCGGACATCCCGGTCGCCGCGATCGTGTCGGTGGACCTCGTCGCCGCGATGCCGGCATCGCGGCGGCTGGCCCTGAAGCTCCCCGTGCGACGTGCCCGGGAGGCGAAGGCGGCGCTCACGACGACGGAGAGACCGACGGGTCCGCGGAAGGTCGTGGCATGGCGGGACCTGCTCCGCCACCGTCCCCTGCCCGGGAGGCATCCGCGCCCCGGCGCGGAGGACACGGCCGTCCTGCAGTACACGAGCGGGACCACGGGTGTTCCCAAGGGAGCCGTCCTCACGCACCGGAACCTGCTGGCCAACGCCGCGCAGGGCCGGGCCTGGGTGCCGGGCCTGCAGGCGGGCCGGGAGATCGTCTACGCCGTCCTGCCCATGTTCCACGCCTACGGGCTGACCCTGTGCCTGACCTTCGCCATGAGCATCGGTGCGAAGCTCGTCCTGTTCCCCCGGTTCGACGTCGGCCTGGTGCTCGACGCCGCCCGGACGAGCCCGCCCACCTTCCTGCCCGCCGTGCCGCCCATCTACGAGCGGCTGGCCGCCGGTGCGGCGGAGCGCGGGACAGACCTGCGCAGCATCCGGTTCGCGATCTCCGGCGCCATGAACCTGCCGCAGTCCACCGTGGAGACATGGGAGGCGGCGACCGGGGGCTACCTGATCGAGGGTTACGGCCTGACGGAGACGTCTCCGGTGGCGGCGGGCAACCCGATCGGACCCACCCGGCGTCCGGGGACCGTCGGGGTGCCGTTCCCCGGCACCGATGTGCGCATCGTCGACCCCGACGACCCCACCCGGGACCGCGGGCCGGGCGAGGCGGGGGAGCTGCTCATCCGGGGGCCCCAGGTGTTCCAGGGCTACTGGCGCAGGCCCGACGAGACCCACGCGGCGCTGCTGGACGGCGGCTGGTTCCGCACCGGTGACATCGTGCGGATGGACGAGGACGGCTTCCTGACGATCGTCGACCGGATCAAGGAACTCATCATCACCGGTGGCTTCAACGTGGCGCCCTCAGAAGTGGAGGACGCGCTCCGGGCGCATGCGAGCGTGGCCGACGCCGCCGTCGTCGGGCTGCCTAGGGCCGGCGGCGGGGAAGACGTCGCCGCCGTCGTCGTCCTGGCACCCGGTGCGAGCCTCGACCTCGAGGCCCTCCGATCGCACTGCCGCGGCGCGCTCGCCGCCTACAAGGTCCCCCGCACCATCGTGCAGGCCGAGGACCTGCCCCGGTCCCTGATCGGCAAGGTCCTCCGGCGCGAGGTGCGTACCCGATTGCTCGACGATGGCCTCCGTGCCGAAGGAAAAGGTGACAGCCGATGA
- a CDS encoding sodium:solute symporter: MQALNIGIVVAYLVAMLGFGWWGKSRTRNASDYLVAGRRLGPFLYTGTMAAVVLGGASTVGGVGLGYQYGISGMWLVVAIGTGVLLLSLLFAPTIQKLKIYTVSQMLTLRYGHRATRVSGIVMLAYTLMLCATSTGAYATIFVVLFGWDRALSIAVGGVIVLIYSTIGGMWSITLADMAQFIIKTIGVFALMLPFSLAAAGGFPGIAERAGDEFFSITGIGAQSIITYFVVYTLGLLIGQDIWQRVFTSRTPGIARWGGSAAGIYCILYGVAGAVIGMSASVILPAIESRDDVYADIALNVLPLGIGGLVLAAAVAAMMSTASGALIAAATVARTDVVPFVAGWFGRGSEERAASEHDVRSSRWWVLGLGIVTIALAVIVQDVVAALTIAYDILVGGLLVSILGGLVWRRGNGIGAGASMAAGTLVTLGVMAYLEITAENQYDGIYANEPIYYGLAVSALVYVVVSFLTRPTAPEVMEAWDRRVAGQVPDDAPIGVAH, translated from the coding sequence ATGCAGGCACTCAATATCGGCATCGTGGTGGCCTACCTCGTCGCGATGCTCGGCTTCGGCTGGTGGGGCAAGTCCCGCACCCGCAATGCGAGCGACTACCTCGTGGCCGGGCGCCGCCTCGGACCGTTCCTCTACACGGGGACCATGGCCGCCGTGGTGCTCGGCGGGGCATCCACCGTCGGAGGCGTGGGCCTCGGCTACCAGTACGGCATCTCCGGGATGTGGCTCGTGGTGGCCATCGGCACCGGCGTCCTGCTGCTCAGCCTGCTGTTCGCCCCCACCATCCAGAAACTGAAGATCTACACGGTCTCGCAGATGCTCACGCTGCGCTACGGGCACCGCGCCACCCGGGTCTCGGGCATCGTGATGCTCGCCTACACCCTCATGCTCTGTGCCACGTCGACAGGCGCCTACGCCACCATCTTCGTGGTGCTCTTCGGGTGGGACCGTGCGCTCTCCATCGCCGTCGGCGGCGTGATCGTGCTGATCTACTCGACGATCGGCGGCATGTGGTCGATCACCCTCGCCGACATGGCGCAGTTCATCATCAAGACCATCGGCGTCTTCGCCCTGATGCTGCCCTTCTCGCTGGCCGCTGCCGGGGGCTTCCCCGGGATCGCCGAGCGCGCCGGGGACGAGTTCTTCAGCATCACCGGCATCGGCGCCCAGAGCATCATCACGTACTTCGTGGTCTACACCCTCGGACTGCTGATCGGCCAGGACATCTGGCAGCGCGTCTTCACGTCGCGGACGCCGGGGATCGCCCGGTGGGGCGGCTCCGCCGCAGGGATCTACTGCATCCTCTACGGCGTCGCAGGAGCCGTCATCGGCATGAGCGCCAGTGTCATCCTGCCGGCGATCGAGTCGCGTGACGACGTCTACGCGGACATCGCCCTGAACGTCCTGCCCCTCGGCATCGGCGGACTCGTCCTCGCCGCGGCCGTCGCCGCCATGATGTCGACGGCATCCGGTGCGCTGATCGCGGCCGCCACCGTCGCCCGGACCGACGTCGTGCCGTTCGTCGCCGGATGGTTCGGCAGGGGCTCGGAGGAGCGGGCGGCGTCGGAGCACGATGTCCGCTCGAGCCGCTGGTGGGTGCTCGGCCTCGGCATCGTCACGATCGCCCTGGCCGTGATCGTCCAGGACGTGGTGGCGGCGCTGACGATCGCGTACGACATCCTCGTCGGCGGACTCCTGGTGTCGATCCTGGGCGGCCTCGTCTGGCGCCGAGGCAACGGGATCGGCGCGGGCGCCTCCATGGCGGCGGGCACGCTCGTGACCCTCGGCGTCATGGCCTACCTCGAGATCACGGCCGAGAACCAGTACGACGGCATCTACGCCAACGAGCCGATCTACTACGGCCTGGCCGTGTCGGCGCTGGTGTACGTCGTCGTCTCGTTCCTCACCCGCCCCACCGCACCCGAGGTGATGGAGGCCTGGGACCGTCGGGTCGCCGGACAGGTGCCCGACGATGCCCCGATCGGCGTCGCCCACTGA